A portion of the Moraxella ovis genome contains these proteins:
- a CDS encoding electron transfer flavoprotein subunit beta/FixA family protein, whose amino-acid sequence MKVLVAVKRVVDHNVKVRVKADESGVELTNAKMSVNPFCEIAIEEAVRLKEKGVATEVVAVSIGTAQAAEQIRSALALGVDRGILVETDERPYPLQVAKILKGVAEAEGAQLILLGKQAIDDDNNQTGQMLSALMNASQGTFASEVVVSGDKVQVTREIDGGLQTVELALPAIITTDLRLNEPRFPKLPNIMAAKKKPLDNKTPADFGVDMTSKLTTLKVKAPAERGAGVKVGSVDELIDKLRNEAKVI is encoded by the coding sequence ATGAAAGTATTAGTAGCGGTAAAGCGCGTTGTTGACCATAATGTAAAAGTTCGCGTTAAAGCGGATGAGTCGGGTGTGGAATTGACTAACGCCAAAATGAGTGTAAACCCATTTTGTGAAATCGCCATTGAAGAAGCGGTTCGTCTAAAAGAAAAAGGTGTGGCTACCGAGGTTGTGGCGGTATCTATCGGCACAGCACAAGCTGCAGAGCAGATCCGTTCGGCGTTGGCATTGGGCGTTGATCGCGGCATTCTGGTAGAGACTGATGAGAGGCCTTATCCGCTACAAGTCGCCAAGATTCTAAAAGGCGTGGCTGAAGCAGAGGGTGCACAGCTGATTCTATTGGGTAAGCAAGCCATCGATGATGACAATAACCAAACAGGTCAGATGCTATCGGCGCTAATGAATGCGTCACAAGGTACGTTTGCGTCAGAAGTTGTGGTGAGCGGCGATAAAGTACAAGTAACCCGTGAGATCGATGGTGGCTTGCAGACGGTTGAATTGGCACTGCCTGCAATCATCACGACTGACCTACGTCTGAACGAGCCTCGTTTTCCGAAACTACCGAACATCATGGCAGCTAAGAAGAAGCCATTGGACAATAAGACGCCAGCTGATTTTGGCGTGGACATGACGTCCAAGCTAACTACACTGAAAGTCAAAGCGCCAGCTGAGCGTGGTGCGGGCGTGAAAGTGGGTAGCGTTGATGAGCTGATCGATAAACTTCGTAACGAAGCGAAAGTAATCTAA
- the ilvC gene encoding ketol-acid reductoisomerase, with the protein MSLNIFYDKDCDLSIIQGKKVAIIGYGSQGHAHALNLKDSGVDVTVGLRAGSASWKKAENSGLKVAETSDAVKGADLVMILTPDEFQKQLYAEVIEPNIKQGATLAFAHGFAIHYNQVVPRADLDVIMVAPKAPGHTVRSEFVNGGGIPDLIAVYQDASGQAKQVALSYASGVGGGRSGIIETTFKDETETDLFGEQAVLCGGAVELVKMGFETLVEAGYAPEMAYFECLHELKLIVDLMYQGGIADMNYSISNNAEYGEYVTGLEVINDQSRAAMRNALKRIQSGEYAKMFISEGQLNYPSMTARRRQTAEHEIEKTGAKLRAMMPWITESKIIDKEKN; encoded by the coding sequence ATGAGCTTAAATATTTTTTATGATAAAGATTGTGATCTATCAATCATCCAAGGCAAAAAAGTTGCCATCATCGGCTACGGCTCACAAGGTCATGCCCACGCCCTAAACCTAAAAGACAGCGGTGTTGATGTGACTGTAGGTCTGCGTGCCGGCTCTGCATCTTGGAAAAAAGCTGAAAATTCGGGCCTAAAAGTCGCTGAAACTAGTGATGCGGTAAAAGGTGCTGATCTGGTAATGATCCTAACACCTGATGAATTCCAAAAGCAGCTATACGCAGAAGTGATCGAGCCAAACATTAAACAAGGCGCGACGCTTGCCTTTGCTCATGGTTTTGCCATCCACTACAACCAAGTTGTGCCACGTGCTGACCTTGATGTGATTATGGTTGCACCAAAAGCACCAGGCCATACTGTACGTTCTGAATTCGTGAATGGCGGCGGTATTCCTGATCTAATTGCTGTCTACCAAGACGCATCAGGTCAAGCCAAGCAAGTAGCGCTATCTTACGCATCAGGCGTGGGTGGCGGTCGCTCTGGCATCATCGAGACGACATTCAAAGACGAAACTGAAACTGACTTGTTCGGTGAGCAAGCCGTTCTATGTGGTGGTGCGGTTGAGCTTGTTAAAATGGGCTTTGAGACCCTAGTAGAAGCAGGCTATGCACCTGAGATGGCGTATTTTGAGTGCTTGCACGAGCTTAAGCTGATCGTTGATTTGATGTATCAAGGCGGCATCGCGGACATGAACTATTCAATCTCGAATAACGCTGAATACGGCGAATACGTGACTGGTCTTGAAGTGATCAATGATCAATCCCGCGCGGCCATGCGTAACGCGCTAAAACGCATCCAATCTGGCGAATACGCGAAAATGTTCATCTCTGAAGGTCAGTTGAACTATCCATCAATGACCGCTCGTCGCCGTCAAACTGCTGAGCACGAAATCGAAAAAACTGGTGCAAAACTACGTGCCATGATGCCTTGGATCACCGAGAGCAAAATCATCGACAAAGAGAAAAACTAA
- a CDS encoding acetolactate synthase 3 large subunit → MSGAELLVQALVDEGVTHIFGYPGGAVLHIYDALFKQDKIEHILVRHEQAAGHMADAYSRVTGRTGVVLATSGPGVTNTVTAIATAFMDSIPMVVLAGQVPSTLIGDDAFQECDMIGISRPVVKHSFQVRNPTDIPEIIKKAFFIASSGRPGPVVVDIPKDMTNPADKFDYVMPSEIHIRSYQPTSKGHGGQIKKALDVLLSAKRPVLYSGGGVVQGNASDELRELANLLNLPVTNTLMGLGAYPATGEQFVGMLGMHGTYEANMTMHHADVILAAGARFDDRVTNNVKKFCPNATIIHIDIDPTSISKTISAHIPIVGDVKPVLTEMVALIKSSDKRLDEHALADWWTQIGEWRKRHGLRYGDDTDADVHAIMPQRVVETLCKLTDGKAIITSDVGQHQMFAALYYKYDEPRQWLNSGGLGTMGVGLPYAMAAKLACPEKTVVCITGEGSIQMNIQELSTCLQYNLPVKILNLNNAQLGMVKQWQDMLYEGRHAQSYMKSLPDFVKLAESYGHKGVKITNPATMEKELKEALEMDGLVFIDVYVDRSEHVYPMQVAGQSMRDMWLSKGERT, encoded by the coding sequence ATGAGCGGGGCAGAACTGCTTGTGCAAGCCTTAGTTGATGAAGGTGTGACCCATATCTTTGGCTATCCTGGCGGTGCGGTGCTGCATATCTATGATGCCCTATTTAAGCAAGATAAAATTGAGCATATCCTAGTTCGTCACGAGCAGGCGGCAGGACATATGGCGGACGCTTATAGCCGTGTTACAGGACGTACGGGTGTGGTACTAGCCACGTCAGGGCCTGGCGTTACTAATACCGTAACCGCCATTGCCACAGCGTTCATGGACTCCATTCCTATGGTGGTGCTGGCAGGGCAGGTGCCAAGCACCTTGATTGGTGATGATGCATTCCAAGAGTGCGACATGATCGGTATCTCTCGCCCAGTGGTCAAGCACAGCTTCCAAGTGCGCAACCCTACTGACATTCCTGAAATCATCAAAAAAGCTTTCTTTATCGCAAGCTCGGGCCGTCCTGGCCCTGTGGTGGTGGACATTCCTAAGGACATGACGAACCCTGCTGATAAATTTGACTATGTCATGCCAAGCGAGATTCACATTCGCTCATATCAGCCAACTTCCAAGGGGCATGGCGGCCAAATCAAAAAAGCTCTAGACGTACTACTTTCTGCCAAACGCCCAGTGCTATACTCAGGTGGTGGCGTGGTGCAAGGCAATGCAAGTGATGAGCTTCGTGAACTTGCCAATTTGTTAAATCTGCCCGTTACCAACACGCTCATGGGGCTTGGGGCATATCCTGCCACAGGCGAGCAGTTTGTGGGCATGTTGGGTATGCACGGCACTTATGAAGCCAACATGACCATGCACCATGCGGACGTTATCCTAGCGGCGGGGGCAAGGTTTGATGACCGAGTTACCAACAACGTCAAAAAATTCTGCCCGAACGCTACCATTATTCACATTGACATTGACCCAACGTCTATCTCAAAAACCATCAGTGCCCACATCCCTATCGTAGGCGATGTCAAGCCTGTCTTGACTGAAATGGTTGCGCTTATCAAGTCGAGTGATAAACGTTTAGACGAACACGCTCTTGCTGATTGGTGGACGCAAATAGGCGAATGGCGTAAGCGTCATGGTCTGCGCTACGGTGATGATACGGACGCCGATGTCCATGCGATCATGCCACAACGTGTCGTTGAAACACTGTGCAAATTGACAGACGGTAAGGCGATTATCACCTCCGATGTTGGTCAGCACCAAATGTTCGCCGCTTTATATTATAAATATGACGAGCCACGCCAATGGCTAAACTCTGGCGGACTTGGCACCATGGGCGTGGGCTTGCCTTATGCCATGGCGGCAAAACTTGCCTGTCCTGAAAAAACAGTGGTCTGTATCACGGGTGAGGGCTCCATTCAGATGAATATCCAAGAGCTATCAACGTGCTTGCAGTATAATTTGCCCGTTAAGATTTTGAATTTAAATAACGCCCAACTTGGTATGGTAAAACAATGGCAAGATATGCTGTACGAAGGTCGCCACGCCCAAAGTTATATGAAATCGCTGCCTGATTTTGTCAAACTTGCCGAGAGCTATGGGCATAAAGGCGTAAAAATCACCAATCCCGCCACCATGGAAAAAGAGCTAAAAGAAGCCCTAGAAATGGACGGTTTGGTATTTATTGATGTGTATGTGGACAGAAGTGAGCACGTCTATCCCATGCAAGTGGCAGGACAGTCCATGCGTGATATGTGGTTATCAAAAGGGGAGCGTACCTAA
- the fabG gene encoding 3-oxoacyl-ACP reductase FabG — protein sequence MSRKIVLVTGASRGIGRAIAQKFAAEGHFVIGTATSEKGAEAIEEYLSEAGGIGRVLDVCDEEAIDNLFEEIDSVYGSVNVLVNNAGITKDGLLMRMKNEDWSDVIDTNLTSIYRTSRRAIKGMMKARSGRIINITSVVGQMGNAGQANYAASKAGVEGFTRALAREIGSRGVTVNCVAPGFVETDMTEELDERLINSMLDAVPLGRMAQPEEIAAAVTFLASDEASYITGEVLAVNGGMYM from the coding sequence ATGAGCAGAAAGATTGTATTAGTAACGGGCGCTAGCCGAGGTATCGGCCGTGCCATCGCGCAAAAATTTGCAGCAGAAGGTCATTTTGTTATCGGCACAGCGACCAGTGAAAAGGGCGCTGAAGCTATCGAAGAATATTTAAGTGAAGCTGGTGGTATCGGCCGCGTGTTGGATGTTTGCGATGAAGAAGCGATCGATAACCTATTTGAAGAGATCGACAGTGTTTATGGTAGCGTCAATGTGCTTGTTAATAATGCCGGCATCACCAAAGACGGTCTTTTAATGCGCATGAAAAATGAGGACTGGTCCGATGTTATTGACACCAACCTAACTTCTATTTACCGTACCTCTCGTCGCGCCATTAAAGGCATGATGAAGGCTCGCTCTGGACGTATAATTAACATCACGTCGGTGGTAGGGCAGATGGGTAATGCTGGTCAGGCCAACTACGCTGCTAGTAAAGCAGGTGTTGAGGGCTTTACCCGCGCATTGGCTCGTGAGATCGGATCGCGTGGCGTGACTGTAAACTGCGTTGCACCTGGTTTTGTAGAGACCGACATGACCGAAGAGCTTGATGAGCGTCTAATCAATTCCATGCTAGACGCTGTTCCGCTAGGACGCATGGCGCAGCCTGAAGAGATCGCTGCAGCGGTGACTTTCTTGGCGAGCGACGAAGCCAGTTACATCACAGGCGAGGTGTTGGCTGTCAATGGCGGCATGTACATGTAA
- a CDS encoding fatty acid desaturase translates to MIILFHTVIFSVAIIFNWWLELVLFWWMPFLVIHPIIGWFSELSEHYPMMDLSDDTPRFYSRNRYAGFFEKIFIGMHSDNLHLTHHLFPAISHWNLKKATQILKEDDNFCRWDNYWGGIFSSSEPSRVSLLDFINK, encoded by the coding sequence TTGATTATTTTATTTCATACGGTTATTTTTTCCGTTGCTATAATATTTAATTGGTGGTTGGAGCTTGTACTATTTTGGTGGATGCCATTCTTGGTGATACACCCTATTATTGGTTGGTTTAGCGAGCTTTCTGAGCATTATCCAATGATGGATTTATCTGATGATACACCAAGATTTTATTCAAGAAATAGATATGCAGGATTTTTTGAAAAAATCTTTATTGGTATGCATTCTGATAATTTGCATTTAACTCATCATTTATTCCCTGCAATATCTCATTGGAATTTAAAAAAGGCAACTCAAATCTTAAAAGAAGATGATAATTTTTGTAGATGGGATAATTATTGGGGAGGTATTTTTTCGTCATCAGAACCAAGTAGAGTCAGCCTGCTTGATTTTATTAATAAATAA
- the acpP gene encoding acyl carrier protein — MSDIEAKVKDAVAEQLGLNVADINNDASFMDDLGADSLDLVELVMAFESNFGITIPDEDSAELTTVQKAIDYVTAKL, encoded by the coding sequence ATGAGCGATATCGAAGCTAAAGTAAAAGACGCAGTGGCTGAACAACTTGGTCTAAACGTTGCTGACATCAATAATGACGCGTCATTCATGGACGATTTAGGTGCAGATTCTCTAGACCTAGTTGAGCTTGTAATGGCATTTGAAAGCAACTTCGGCATCACCATCCCTGATGAAGATTCTGCTGAGCTTACTACTGTTCAAAAAGCAATCGACTACGTGACTGCTAAGCTTTAA
- a CDS encoding DMT family transporter, translated as MKILIKPEIFALFAAILNGSIGIFTRFAFGFDGGLSPTALAFWKCFVAFLLIALIGFGNGQIKQEIIHHSKYWYKFALLGFLGIFCLYFFETWAFYHASIPLVSFLTYAAGGVTLLLSVFFLGERLNIYKIIAFFSIIFGVSCLFLFNNDVYGSYLGFVLALLGGLGYALFIFVSKVLKVGGGIAQLFWLFAFGSVYLFIPYSWDLYLPNGMAWLMIFCLVLLPTIGGFYLTTKAVEYGEASKVQIIETSDPLFATLLALIIFGDVLSLVGYIGALFIFVGIIIMIKSSK; from the coding sequence ATGAAGATATTGATAAAACCAGAGATTTTTGCTCTTTTTGCGGCTATTTTAAATGGGTCTATCGGCATATTTACCAGATTTGCCTTTGGTTTTGATGGTGGTTTGTCTCCTACTGCCTTAGCATTTTGGAAGTGTTTTGTTGCTTTTTTGTTAATAGCTTTGATTGGTTTTGGTAATGGACAAATAAAACAAGAGATAATACATCACTCAAAGTACTGGTATAAATTTGCCTTATTGGGGTTTTTGGGTATTTTTTGTCTGTATTTCTTTGAGACTTGGGCATTTTATCACGCCTCTATCCCTTTAGTGTCATTTTTAACTTATGCAGCAGGCGGAGTAACATTACTTTTATCGGTATTTTTTCTTGGAGAAAGGTTAAATATTTATAAAATTATCGCTTTTTTTAGCATTATTTTTGGCGTATCTTGTTTATTCTTATTTAATAATGATGTATATGGTAGTTACCTAGGTTTTGTACTGGCTTTACTTGGTGGTCTTGGTTATGCTTTATTTATATTTGTATCAAAGGTGTTAAAAGTTGGTGGCGGTATTGCTCAGCTTTTTTGGTTGTTTGCCTTTGGTAGTGTTTATCTTTTTATACCTTATTCTTGGGACTTATATCTGCCAAATGGTATGGCTTGGTTGATGATTTTTTGCCTTGTATTATTGCCAACCATTGGAGGATTTTATTTAACCACCAAAGCAGTTGAATATGGCGAGGCAAGCAAAGTTCAGATTATTGAGACAAGCGACCCATTATTTGCTACTTTATTGGCATTAATAATTTTTGGCGATGTTCTAAGCCTTGTTGGATATATTGGAGCATTATTTATTTTTGTTGGTATCATCATTATGATAAAATCATCAAAGTGA
- a CDS encoding putative quinol monooxygenase: protein MAKVVLKGHIIIPKTNRQVILDELKKHIGLTRQESGCLIFQITQDNSDADKFWVYEEFVNKEAFDFHQARVRLSDWGRVSCGVQRYYEPLIVVD, encoded by the coding sequence ATGGCAAAAGTTGTCTTAAAAGGTCATATCATCATTCCTAAAACCAATCGGCAAGTTATTTTAGATGAACTTAAAAAACACATTGGCTTAACACGTCAAGAAAGTGGTTGTTTGATATTTCAAATCACACAAGACAACAGCGATGCCGATAAGTTTTGGGTTTATGAAGAATTTGTGAACAAAGAAGCCTTCGACTTTCATCAAGCTCGTGTGCGTTTGTCGGATTGGGGGCGTGTTTCTTGTGGTGTACAGAGATATTATGAACCTTTGATTGTTGTTGATTGA
- a CDS encoding TrmH family RNA methyltransferase: protein MNPITSLNNPTIKHATALLTQHRHRKKSKQTVIEGVHLLDAYLQQGFLVDKVIATHDALDHAETQQLLPKLGHDDIVMTTDAVYKQIRTLGDGIDIMAIIDTPTPTLGSITGDALILDGLQDAGNIGTLLRTASAVGIEAVITTPHTAHLWSPKCLRAGMGAHFALDIYEHISHDEILCQVKTPLYATSSHADKVIYDHNLTTSIAWVLGHEGQGISDTLLHNATPIALPQPNGQESLNVGVAGSVCLYEMLRQRRFARS, encoded by the coding sequence ATGAACCCAATCACCTCCTTAAACAACCCCACCATCAAGCACGCCACTGCCCTGCTCACGCAGCATCGCCATCGCAAAAAAAGCAAGCAAACCGTCATCGAAGGCGTGCATCTGCTGGACGCTTATCTCCAGCAAGGCTTTTTGGTCGATAAGGTCATCGCCACCCACGATGCCCTAGACCATGCCGAGACACAACAGCTGCTACCAAAACTTGGTCATGACGACATCGTGATGACCACCGACGCCGTTTACAAGCAAATTCGCACCTTAGGCGATGGCATAGACATCATGGCAATCATCGACACGCCAACGCCGACACTCGGCAGCATCACAGGCGATGCCCTGATTTTAGATGGTCTGCAAGACGCTGGCAACATCGGCACATTGCTTCGTACCGCCTCTGCTGTCGGCATCGAAGCCGTCATCACCACGCCACACACCGCCCATCTGTGGTCGCCCAAATGCCTGCGTGCTGGCATGGGGGCACATTTTGCCTTGGACATCTACGAGCACATCAGTCATGATGAGATTTTGTGTCAAGTCAAGACCCCTTTATACGCCACAAGCAGCCATGCCGACAAAGTCATCTATGACCACAACCTGACCACCAGCATCGCTTGGGTGCTTGGGCATGAAGGGCAAGGCATCTCTGACACGCTCCTGCACAATGCCACGCCCATCGCTCTGCCCCAGCCCAATGGTCAAGAAAGCCTAAATGTCGGTGTGGCAGGCTCGGTGTGTCTGTATGAGATGCTGCGTCAGCGTCGCTTTGCTCGGTCGTGA
- a CDS encoding cold-shock protein translates to MSNKVQGTVKWFNEAKGFGFIAQDNGGQDVFAHYSAITGSGFKTLAEGQKVSFILGEGKKGPQAEEIEAL, encoded by the coding sequence ATGTCAAACAAAGTTCAAGGCACTGTTAAGTGGTTCAACGAAGCTAAAGGTTTTGGTTTCATCGCTCAAGACAACGGCGGTCAAGACGTATTTGCTCACTACAGCGCAATCACCGGTTCTGGCTTCAAAACCTTAGCTGAAGGTCAAAAAGTATCTTTCATCCTAGGCGAAGGCAAAAAAGGTCCACAAGCTGAAGAAATCGAAGCGCTTTAA
- a CDS encoding electron transfer flavoprotein subunit alpha/FixB family protein, translating into MTVLVYAEHDNTELKSATLSTITAATKIDSDVHVLVAGTNAQAVADSAAQVAGVSKVLLADNAAFANQLAENIAPLVVELAGGYTHIIAPATTTGKNFLPRVAALLDVSMVSDITAVIDAKTFERPIYAGNAIATVQTSEDKVVLSVRGTAFDAAAATGGSAAIESVSAGGDAGKSTFVKEELAKSDRPELTSANIVVSGGRALASGENFTKYIEPLADKLSAAVGASRAAVDAGFVPNDLQVGQTGKIVAPSLYIAAGISGAIQHLAGMKDSKTIVAINNDPEAPIAKVADYFLEADIFTALPELTAKL; encoded by the coding sequence ATGACCGTACTAGTTTATGCTGAACATGATAATACCGAATTAAAATCTGCTACTTTATCAACCATTACTGCCGCTACCAAGATTGATAGTGATGTGCATGTATTGGTGGCAGGCACCAATGCCCAAGCTGTCGCGGACAGCGCAGCTCAAGTGGCAGGCGTGAGCAAAGTTTTGCTTGCTGATAATGCTGCCTTTGCCAATCAATTGGCAGAGAACATTGCGCCATTGGTTGTTGAGTTGGCGGGCGGCTATACACACATCATCGCTCCTGCAACTACGACAGGTAAGAATTTCTTGCCACGTGTGGCAGCGCTATTAGATGTCAGCATGGTATCTGACATCACGGCTGTGATCGATGCGAAGACCTTTGAGCGTCCGATTTACGCAGGTAATGCGATTGCAACTGTGCAGACCTCTGAAGATAAAGTTGTGCTTAGCGTGCGTGGCACTGCTTTTGATGCAGCGGCAGCGACTGGCGGCAGTGCAGCGATTGAGAGCGTGAGCGCAGGCGGCGATGCGGGCAAATCAACCTTCGTTAAAGAAGAGCTGGCTAAGTCTGACCGTCCAGAGCTGACTTCTGCTAATATCGTCGTCTCTGGCGGTCGTGCTTTGGCAAGTGGCGAAAACTTCACCAAGTACATCGAGCCTTTGGCGGACAAACTGAGTGCAGCGGTCGGTGCCAGCCGTGCGGCGGTGGATGCAGGCTTCGTACCAAATGATCTACAAGTTGGTCAGACTGGTAAAATCGTCGCGCCAAGCTTATACATCGCCGCTGGCATCTCTGGTGCGATTCAACATCTGGCGGGCATGAAAGACTCTAAGACCATCGTTGCTATTAATAACGACCCAGAAGCGCCAATCGCTAAAGTGGCCGATTATTTCCTAGAAGCGGATATCTTCACGGCATTGCCAGAGCTGACTGCCAAGCTCTAA
- a CDS encoding metallophosphoesterase — protein sequence MFFLSRQKTLTVAFVLVAVAVLMLVAIDDRLTTQEYTASHATTDRAITVAIITDLHSCFYGDEQHELMKPLKDRRPDVILLGGDIYDDELPQTHADVLLRQLTDITPHVYYVNGNHELYLPADEYTKIENKITSYGIKILHGDTATIPIDGKDSKLRVYGVSDPVFMTKFREDLRTVGELARPDDINILLTHRPEYIDEYLTYPFDFVVSGHAHGGQWRIPYVLNGLFAPNQGLLPKYAGGDYHFVNPVSHSQHTQFIVSRGLAKESTRFIPRVFNRPELVFLTIPSS from the coding sequence ATGTTCTTTTTATCACGACAAAAAACATTAACCGTCGCCTTTGTGCTTGTGGCTGTGGCCGTTCTTATGCTCGTTGCCATCGATGACCGTCTCACCACCCAAGAATACACCGCAAGTCATGCCACCACCGACAGAGCAATCACGGTGGCAATCATCACCGATTTGCACAGCTGCTTTTATGGTGATGAGCAGCACGAGCTGATGAAGCCCCTAAAAGACCGCCGCCCTGATGTGATTTTGTTGGGTGGGGACATCTATGACGACGAACTGCCCCAGACGCACGCCGATGTACTGCTTCGCCAGCTTACCGACATCACGCCTCATGTGTACTATGTCAATGGTAACCATGAACTGTACCTGCCTGCTGATGAATACACCAAAATAGAAAACAAAATCACAAGCTACGGCATCAAAATCCTACACGGCGACACAGCCACCATACCGATTGATGGCAAAGACAGCAAGCTGCGTGTCTATGGCGTGTCCGACCCTGTATTTATGACCAAGTTTCGTGAGGATTTACGCACGGTTGGTGAGCTTGCTAGACCTGACGACATCAACATTCTACTCACTCATCGCCCTGAATACATCGATGAGTATTTGACATATCCCTTTGATTTTGTGGTGAGTGGTCATGCACACGGTGGTCAATGGCGTATCCCTTATGTGCTAAATGGTCTGTTCGCCCCAAATCAAGGACTGCTTCCAAAATATGCTGGTGGTGATTATCACTTTGTCAATCCAGTCTCTCACAGCCAGCACACCCAGTTCATCGTCAGTCGTGGACTTGCCAAAGAGTCCACACGCTTCATACCCAGAGTATTCAATCGACCAGAGCTGGTATTTTTGACCATACCTAGCTCCTAA
- the lysM gene encoding peptidoglycan-binding protein LysM, which translates to MSIFSFAKDIGDKIFNRNKKDAAPAANTAAPAEPTAQEIANLLLARVQAQNVQISNLSVNYNSDTDTVTLSGAAKTQEDRERARLAVGNVQHVETVVDNITVESQESESRFYTVKSGDNLSKIAKEMYGDANDYMKIFDANKPMLSHPDKIYPGQVLRIPA; encoded by the coding sequence ATGAGTATTTTTAGTTTTGCCAAAGACATCGGTGATAAAATCTTTAATCGTAACAAGAAAGATGCAGCACCAGCTGCAAACACAGCAGCACCAGCTGAGCCAACTGCACAAGAAATTGCAAACTTGCTATTGGCTCGCGTACAAGCTCAGAACGTTCAGATCAGCAATCTGTCAGTAAACTATAACAGCGATACGGACACCGTAACACTATCGGGTGCAGCCAAGACCCAAGAAGATCGCGAGCGCGCACGCTTGGCGGTGGGTAATGTCCAACACGTTGAGACGGTTGTTGATAACATCACAGTAGAATCTCAAGAGTCTGAGTCTCGTTTCTACACCGTAAAATCAGGCGACAACCTATCAAAAATCGCCAAAGAAATGTATGGCGACGCCAATGACTACATGAAGATCTTCGATGCGAACAAGCCTATGCTTTCACATCCAGACAAAATCTATCCAGGTCAAGTATTGCGAATCCCTGCATAA
- the ilvN gene encoding acetolactate synthase small subunit — translation MAQLQKHLISVLMENEAGSLSRVVGLFSQRGYNIDTLNVAATEDPTLSRLTLTTITTADKIEQITKQLHKLIEVVKVQNLSEVSGGSQIERELMLIKVRATGAYREEVYRTADIFRAQIVDVSANLYTILITGDAGKLDGFIDVIGRDKILEVVRSGVIGIARGERTLSL, via the coding sequence ATGGCACAGCTACAAAAACACTTGATTTCGGTACTTATGGAAAACGAAGCAGGCTCGCTGTCTCGTGTGGTTGGACTGTTTAGTCAGCGTGGCTACAACATTGATACGCTAAACGTTGCCGCCACCGAAGATCCCACGCTGTCTCGCTTAACCTTGACCACGATTACCACGGCTGATAAGATTGAGCAGATTACCAAACAACTTCATAAACTCATTGAAGTGGTTAAAGTCCAAAACCTATCGGAAGTCTCTGGCGGTAGTCAGATTGAGCGTGAGCTGATGCTCATCAAAGTGCGAGCGACAGGGGCATACCGTGAAGAAGTGTACCGCACGGCAGACATATTCCGAGCCCAAATCGTGGACGTGTCGGCAAACCTTTATACCATTCTTATCACAGGGGACGCAGGCAAGTTAGATGGCTTTATTGATGTCATCGGACGCGATAAAATCCTAGAAGTGGTACGCTCTGGCGTGATTGGTATTGCAAGGGGCGAGCGGACGCTTTCTTTGTGA